The following proteins come from a genomic window of Salvia hispanica cultivar TCC Black 2014 chromosome 4, UniMelb_Shisp_WGS_1.0, whole genome shotgun sequence:
- the LOC125220795 gene encoding protein FAR1-RELATED SEQUENCE 5-like: MESVANNEGMYIPVCDDALKPMIDGKSRGYEVYQFVEYHNHLMVADEHRHFMMANRNLDPIHRRFMEDCGRCNIGPTLTFKLLKEIMGGPENVGCDIIDIRNGYRDIMSNIDGSDAQMIFDYMRSQKKSSDAFYYEIEIGSHGKYCMIFAPFTGKDNHSRPVTFGAGLLSSEGRESYSWLFGCFVRCMGVAPKLIITDQDWGIKLAVQQVLLQTRHRWCMWHIMVKVSDKLPKSLLGNEDFKKELNACVWSDLLEPNEFDIIWNDIMERYGLEDVHWFGSMFEDREFWVPAYFRDFPMGSLLRTTSMSESENSFFKNYTKPRANLVQFINFFNYVVGDQRNANSRLNYLDYSTIPDLSTQLPIEKHASTIYTDSIFKHVQQEISTVCEIVSITVEDNIKMHQVKDQYGRTWDVKYDCKQDTFDCSCKKFSRIGG; this comes from the exons ATGGAATCTGTAGCAAATAACGAAG GTATGTACATTCCTGTTTGTGATGATGCTTTGAAGCCAATGATTG ATGGCAAGAGCAGAGGATATGAGGTTTATCAGTTTGTTGAGTATCATAATCACTTAATGGTTGCGGATGAGCATAGGCATTTTATGATGGCCAATCGCAATCTGGATCCTATCCATCGGAGGTTTATGGAGGATTGTGGCAGGTGTAATATTGGTCCCACTCTCACATTCAAACTTTTGAAGGAGATAATGGGTGGACCTGAAAATGTTGGATgtgatattattgatattagaAATGGTTATCGTGATATTATGTCCAATATTGATGGTTCAGATGCTCAAATGATTTTTGATTATATGCGTTCTCAAAAGAAATCATCTGATGCCTTCTattatgaaattgagataGGATCTCATGGAAA GTATTGCATGATTTTTGCTCCATTCACTGGAAAAGATAACCATTCTAGACCAGTTACATTTGGAGCTGGCTTGTTATCAAGTGAAGGTAGAGAATCCTATTCTTGGTTGTTTGGTTGTTTTGTTCGATGCATGGGGGTAGCACCCAAATTGATTATCACTGATCAAGATTGGGGGATCAAACTTGCTGTTCAACAAGTACTTTTACAAACAAGGCACCGATGGTGTATGTGGCATATCATGGTTAAGGTGTCAGATAAGTTGCCCAAATCTTTACTTGGTAATGAAGATTTCAAAAAAGAGTTGAATGCATGTGTTTGGTCTGATTTGTTAGAGCCTAATGAGTTTGATATAATATGGAATGATATAATGGAACGGTATGGATTAGAAGACGTGCACTGGTTTGGATCAATGTTTGAAGATAGAGAATTCTGGGTTCCTGCTTATTTTCGAGATTTTCCCATGGGGTCGCTTCTTAGGACTACATCGATGTCTGAATCGGAGAATagcttttttaaaaactacacAAAGCCACGTGCAAATCTTGTACAGttcatcaatttctttaattatgttgTGGGAGATCAAAGGAATGCCAATTCACGATTGAACTACTTGGATTACTCAACTATTCCTGATTTGTCAACCCAATTGCCTATTGAGAAGCATGCATCTACAATCTACACTGATTCTATTTTCAAACATGTACAACAGGAAATAAGTACGGTATGTGAGATTGTTTCTATAACTGTTGAGGATAACATCAAGATGCATCAGGTCAAGGACCAATATGGTAGAACATGGGATGTTAAGTATGATTGTAAGCAAGACACATTCGACTGTAGTTGCAAGAAGTTTTCCAGAATTG GTGGTTGA